DNA from Desulforegula conservatrix Mb1Pa:
CATCCTGAGGATAGGGACTCAAATCTGCATATTTTTAGGGATCTTACCTCCGGCGATGTCCGTACCCTGTCATACGAAAAAAGATATATACACAGATCAGGGGCGACCGTCTGGGTTAATGTGTCTGTGGCTTCCATAAAAACGAATGGGTCTAAGCCTCAATATTTCATAGCTACGATTGAAGATATTACAGCCAGAAAAAAAGCGGAATATTCACTTAAAAAGGAAAGGGATTTTTCTTCGGCCATTCTGGATACATCCGGCGCTCTTATCGTAGTAATTGACAAAGATGGACGAGTTGCAAGCTTCAACAGGAAATGCGAGGAGGTAACAGGCTTTACCTTCAATGAAATAAGAAATGAGGCATTATGGGATCATCTGCTTATTTCCGAAGAGTTGGAGCAGGTAAAAAAGATCTTCTGCGATCTGAAAAACGGAAACTTCCCTAATTCCTATGAAAACCACTGGAGAACAAAAAAAGGTGAACTGAGATACATTTCCTGGAATAATACCTGTATAGTAAATAATCATGGAGAAGTTTCATATATTATAGGAGCCGGAATTGACATAACCGAAAAAAAAGCCGCAGAACGTGCTCTCCTTGAGAGCGAGGCGAGGCTAAGGCAGCTTAATGAAGAACTCGAACAAAGAGTAAACGAAAGAACGGTCGAGCTTGAAAAAGCGAGGCAGGCGGCTGAAAGCGCCAACAAGGCTAAAAGCTCATTTCTTGCGAACATGAGCCATGAACTCAGAACCCCACTTAATGCCATTCTTGGTTTTTCCCAACTAATGACCCACGATCCCGAGCTTTCTGACAAACAAAGAAAGAATCTGAACACCATAAACAGAAGCGGTGAGCATCTTCTCCAGCTGATTAACAACGTACTCGACATGGCAAAAATAGAATCAGGGCACACATCGCTAAACACTACTTTTTTTGATCTTTACAGACTTGTCGATGATATTTCAAATATGTTCAGACTCCCTGCAATGAGCAAAAGTATCGCCTTCAGAATCCATTCTGACCCAAATGTTCCAAGGTATATTTCTTCGGATGAAGGTAAAATCAGGCAGGTTCTAATCAATCTTATTGGCAATGCCATTAAATTCACATCAAAAGGAGAGATCAGGTTATCTGTGTCCCAGTCATCTGTGTCGCTTAGTTCTAAAAGTGGAGGACAAACAAGACAGGATAATAATTTCACATATATCACATTCAAAATAGAAGACACAGGCCCAGGCATGTCCGGGGACGAGCTTTCCATAATATTCAAGCCTTTCAGGCAAACCAGCAGCGGCCAGAACCATGTAGGTGGAACAGGCCTTGGCCTTTCGATAAGCCGCCAGTTCGCTCAGCTTATGGGAGGAGATCTATACCCGGAAAGCCAGGGGCACAATCTTGGTGCAACTTTCATATTTGAAATCCCTGTAATATTATCTGAATCTGAAACCATGGAAAACCGCACCATATTTTCAACGGATGTAATAGGGAAACTGCCTTCAAATTTCAAACACAGAATTCTGATTGCAGAGGACGTTGAAGCGAACAGAAATCTTCTGCGTGATCTTCTCATTCATTGGGAACTGGACGTAAAAATGGCCGCAAATGGGAAAGAAGCTCTGGATTTATGGGAAAAATGGGAACCGCATCTTATATTCATGGATATGAGGATGCCTGTTATGGACGGCTATGAAGCTATGGGAATAATCCGGTCAGATAAATCACGCAAACAGCCCATTATAATCGCTCTTACTGCAAGCACTTTTGAAGAACAGAAACTGGTTATATTCAACAAAGGCGCTGATTCATTCCTGAGCAAGCCATACAGGGAAAGTGAAATTGCAGAGCAGCTTGAAAGGCATCTTGGTGTAAGATTCATATATGATGCTGCATTTGAAAGCATTTACGACTCTCATAATGAAGCAGACCAGACAAATAGCCTCCTGGATTTAAGTCAAATGGATAAAAAATGGCTCTATAAACTATACAAGGCAGCTTCGGATGCTGATGCAACTGAAATTTGCCGTCTCGCTGAAATCATTAAATCTGATTATCCTGATATTGCTGTAAGCCTGCAAAACTTTTCTGACAATTTCGATTATGAACCTGTTATTTCAGCTATTGATGCTGTAAATAAATAAGGAAGCGATATGGAATCTCTGAACGAAAAAAAAACAGTGCTCATTGTTGATGATACACCTAACAACCTAAGGCTTTTGTCCCAGATTCTCGCGGAGGCTGGCTATCATGTCAGGGCAACAGCCAGCTCGAAACAGGCGCTTGGCACAGCAATATCCAATCCTCCTGATCTGATCCTTCTTGATGTAATGATGCCTGAAATGAATGGCTATGAATTATGC
Protein-coding regions in this window:
- a CDS encoding PAS domain S-box protein, with translation MNTHRYRVILLITEHPENPGLSYDALKSSGYEIIISNKIKDIQEIVSEVSPVLIIADIPGELENTIRFFETTDIKHFLIKVPFLVLAEDYVSSRNISGLEALIIKRPSSAQVFMDRIIPFIRLGQLTLNLEDAKNESEKRTEEKIKGYRLRINELDAMNQQLKALNQKISSEYSAASASNDILPPFLKLSPEVIAITRISDGRIIDVNDASERVTGYSKEEALETTTLRARLWVRPEDRVKMADSLIKDGRIHNFETVFRKKSGVIFPVLLSASAIVYENDPCIIITFMDISERRRTENLLKARIHLSEAASTGIMDEILKTTLNEAEKLTDSHIGFFHLFDEETATIALQTWSEATLKVCNDSARGQHYPLSQAGVWADCLRYNHPLIHNSYSSLPEKKGLPPGHVPILRELVLPISNGEETIAIMGVGNKAWDYEESDITALSELSKMAFDFINRILAEKALKESEERFRVIFENAAIGICQTDILGNFISVNSKFAEITGYFKSDLIGKSVADITHPEDRDSNLHIFRDLTSGDVRTLSYEKRYIHRSGATVWVNVSVASIKTNGSKPQYFIATIEDITARKKAEYSLKKERDFSSAILDTSGALIVVIDKDGRVASFNRKCEEVTGFTFNEIRNEALWDHLLISEELEQVKKIFCDLKNGNFPNSYENHWRTKKGELRYISWNNTCIVNNHGEVSYIIGAGIDITEKKAAERALLESEARLRQLNEELEQRVNERTVELEKARQAAESANKAKSSFLANMSHELRTPLNAILGFSQLMTHDPELSDKQRKNLNTINRSGEHLLQLINNVLDMAKIESGHTSLNTTFFDLYRLVDDISNMFRLPAMSKSIAFRIHSDPNVPRYISSDEGKIRQVLINLIGNAIKFTSKGEIRLSVSQSSVSLSSKSGGQTRQDNNFTYITFKIEDTGPGMSGDELSIIFKPFRQTSSGQNHVGGTGLGLSISRQFAQLMGGDLYPESQGHNLGATFIFEIPVILSESETMENRTIFSTDVIGKLPSNFKHRILIAEDVEANRNLLRDLLIHWELDVKMAANGKEALDLWEKWEPHLIFMDMRMPVMDGYEAMGIIRSDKSRKQPIIIALTASTFEEQKLVIFNKGADSFLSKPYRESEIAEQLERHLGVRFIYDAAFESIYDSHNEADQTNSLLDLSQMDKKWLYKLYKAASDADATEICRLAEIIKSDYPDIAVSLQNFSDNFDYEPVISAIDAVNK